The following are encoded in a window of Sulfitobacter sp. S190 genomic DNA:
- a CDS encoding MFS transporter, translating into MRGSWGIILALWGAGLGAAAQYAKFSVTYDQLGAVYPQAGAALGWLVSLVGLLGIILGVVAGVLVARVGYVSTLIGALWLGAAVSLAQAMLPPFGIMLGLRAIEGLSHLGLVVAAPTLIAQVATERQRGLALTLWGTFFGVAFAVLAWLGQPLARVGGVGAVFAAHGVYMAGFALVLARHLRRLQTSHRPERTSARALVARHAALYRSPQLAAPAAGWLFYTFCFVSILTVLPPYLDASLRAFIMGAMPLVSISVSMTLGVWLLRHFTAVRVVMIGFGLSAAAMGWLWVMPADPVACLAVAAAMGLIQGATFAAVPQLNTTAERQAQANGAMAQMGNLGNTLGTPVMAMALLSFGYASLPLLAGAAFLLGLCVHLWLARKRAPLA; encoded by the coding sequence ATGCGCGGATCATGGGGGATCATATTGGCGCTGTGGGGCGCGGGTCTGGGTGCGGCTGCGCAATACGCCAAGTTCAGCGTGACATACGACCAGCTCGGGGCAGTCTATCCGCAAGCGGGCGCGGCTTTGGGATGGCTGGTATCGCTGGTTGGACTGCTTGGCATCATCCTCGGGGTTGTTGCGGGCGTTCTGGTGGCGCGGGTCGGCTATGTTTCGACCCTGATCGGGGCGCTCTGGCTGGGGGCGGCTGTGTCACTTGCGCAGGCGATGTTGCCACCGTTCGGCATTATGCTGGGTTTGCGGGCGATCGAAGGGCTGAGCCACCTCGGCCTTGTGGTGGCGGCGCCCACGCTGATCGCCCAAGTGGCGACCGAACGGCAGCGCGGACTTGCCCTTACCCTCTGGGGCACGTTTTTCGGTGTGGCCTTTGCGGTTCTGGCGTGGCTTGGGCAGCCCCTCGCACGGGTGGGCGGTGTGGGCGCGGTCTTTGCCGCTCACGGAGTTTACATGGCCGGATTTGCGCTTGTCCTCGCGCGTCATCTGCGCCGGCTGCAAACATCGCATCGTCCTGAGCGTACGTCGGCACGCGCTTTGGTGGCACGTCACGCGGCGCTTTACCGGTCACCGCAACTGGCGGCACCCGCGGCGGGCTGGCTGTTCTATACCTTCTGTTTCGTGTCGATCCTGACGGTCTTGCCACCCTATCTGGACGCTTCTTTACGGGCCTTCATCATGGGCGCGATGCCTTTGGTCAGCATCTCGGTTTCCATGACATTGGGTGTCTGGCTGCTCAGGCACTTCACGGCGGTGCGCGTTGTCATGATCGGCTTTGGCCTGTCTGCGGCCGCGATGGGCTGGCTGTGGGTGATGCCTGCGGATCCTGTTGCCTGTCTTGCCGTGGCCGCAGCGATGGGTTTGATCCAGGGGGCGACCTTTGCGGCCGTGCCGCAGTTGAACACAACCGCCGAAAGGCAGGCACAGGCGAATGGTGCCATGGCGCAGATGGGCAATCTGGGCAACACCCTCGGCACTCCGGTCATGGCGATGGCCCTCTTGAGCTTTGGCTACGCGAGCCTGCCGCTGCTGGCGGGCGCCGCGTTTCTGTTGGGCCTGTGCGTCCATCTTTGGCTGGCGCGCAAGCGTGCGCCCTTGGCCTGA
- a CDS encoding class I SAM-dependent methyltransferase, which yields MVSLNRVVMGPASRKMIQRLEPKKLRVAEISGHYGEQFDFRAYTQFRYPEYDICAGPYLDPETGKPRKFDLILANQVWEHLDRPYTALRHVRQMLKKGGHFWIAVPFYVPFHAAPMDNSRWSARGLKNLLIEGGFEAHLIESHQWGNRHVAARNLEVQWPPEYIEGKDDITDDPMMPVCAWAIAQKS from the coding sequence ATGGTCAGTCTGAACCGGGTCGTCATGGGCCCCGCCTCGCGCAAGATGATACAACGGCTGGAGCCGAAAAAGCTGCGTGTGGCCGAGATTTCCGGCCACTACGGGGAGCAGTTCGATTTCCGCGCCTACACGCAGTTCCGCTATCCCGAATATGACATTTGTGCCGGTCCCTATCTTGACCCCGAAACCGGTAAGCCGCGCAAATTCGACCTGATCCTCGCCAATCAGGTGTGGGAGCATCTTGACCGCCCCTACACGGCGTTGCGCCACGTGCGACAGATGCTCAAAAAAGGCGGGCACTTCTGGATCGCGGTGCCTTTCTACGTGCCATTTCACGCCGCGCCGATGGACAATTCGCGCTGGTCCGCGCGTGGACTGAAGAACCTGCTGATCGAGGGCGGCTTCGAAGCGCATTTGATTGAAAGCCACCAGTGGGGCAATCGGCATGTCGCCGCGCGCAACCTCGAAGTGCAATGGCCCCCCGAGTACATCGAGGGCAAGGATGACATCACCGACGACCCCATGATGCCGGTCTGTGCCTGGGCGATCGCACAGAAAAGCTGA